One Gossypium hirsutum isolate 1008001.06 chromosome A11, Gossypium_hirsutum_v2.1, whole genome shotgun sequence genomic window carries:
- the LOC107943381 gene encoding uncharacterized ATP-dependent helicase YprA isoform X7, giving the protein MAVKEIEVRTLSGESTTITVSPETTINDLKHLLKLSFAPATSSPNFHLFFKGTKLNLQCKVSSLAFQSGEFFVLIPFTKKNKPQVENPSFSNDASAATSFSDSTYSHMMQEFSYLRDNSRKFSEGNNNNSNGHGDDDDDDDDSFKSRRKQGGNIDKDERNEGHPYDLLWNVLRSSDRDLFEEKNCEKFVEVLQSMNCLSSPYSGKCMLLSEAIFRTSDDHASCLCPTWLRGLVEAFALLSILWAFLQLQAERMTTSRLKQVLGHLEQFGVGICMEDIEHLSVLCPKVVYFVNNDMEPKNFSDALVITHSSTKEADKFASKLGAGKTCRSLSKIFNLMKKWESSFKTSLWETIKLLMSKKNYENLLSFSLEDLLLFVKKGDYVLERNEAKRARRSSSSASNSHSVKRRCHDTSQLLPSEMVEHLRKSIGSGGQMVHVEKIGARKGSYVEIPNELSDKSKSALKSIGINKLYSHQAESILASLSGKNVVVATMTSSGKSVCYNLPVLEALSHNFSSCALYLFPTKALAQDQLRALLTLTNGFDCGINIGVYDGDTSQKERTWLRENARLLITNPDMLHMAILPLHRQFSRILSNLSFVVIDEAHAYKGAFGCHTALILRRLRRLCSHAYGSDPSFVFCTATSSNPIEHCMELANLSTLELIEKDGSPSSEKFFVLWNPTLPLRTELDKSEFGIDGRNASDKSLSPISEVSHLFAEMVQHGLRCIAFCKSRKLCELVLCYTREILEEVAPHLVNSICAYRAGYISEDRRRIESEFFGGKLCGIAATNALELGIDVGHIDVTLHLGFPGSIASLWQQAGRSGRRERSSLAVYVAFEGPLDQYFMKFPQKLFCGPIECCHIDAQNQQVLEQHLVCAAIEHPLSLLYDEKYFGSGLSKAITALKNRGYLTSNPSNDSLSKIWSYMGHEKRPSRSISIRAIEAERYIVIDKQLNETLEEIEESRAFFQVYEGAVYLHQGRTYLVKNLDLSRKIAYCEKAVVDYYTKTRDYTDIHIVGGKIMSSFSPSQHNFCWNWYAKASPAIHLGFP; this is encoded by the exons ATGGCGGTGAAGGAAATCGAAGTCCGAACACTGAGTGGTGAATCCACCACCATTACCGTATCTCCAGAAACAACAATTAACGATCTCAAACATCTCTTGAAACTTTCTTTTGCTCCCGCCACTTCGTCTCCCAATTTCCACCTCTTTTTCAAG GGCACTAAATTGAACTTGCAATGCAAAGTGAGTAGCCTCGCCTTTCAGTCTGgtgaattttttgttttgattccATTTACTAAGAAAAACAAGCCTCAAGTCGAAAACCCTAGTTTTTCTAACGACGCAAGCGCTGCCACAAGCTTTTCGGATTCTACTTATTCTCATATGATGCAAGAATTCTCATATTTACGCGACAATTCGAGAAAGTTCAGTGAAggtaataataacaatagtaatggtcatggtgatgatgatgatgatgatgatgattcctTTAAGAGTAGAAGAAAACAAGGAGGAAATATTGATAAGGATGAGAGAAATGAGGGGCATCCTTATGATTTATTGTGGAATGTATTGCGGTCTTCAGATAGGGATTTGTTTGAGGAGAAGAATTGTGAGAAGTTTGTCGAGGTTTTACAGTCCATGAATTGTTTGTCCAGTCCATATTCTGGGAAATGTATGCTGTTAAGTGAGGCCATATTCCGGACTAGTGATGATCATGCTTCTTGTTTGTGTCCTACTTGGTTGAGGGGACTTGTGGAGGCTTTTGCTTTATTAAGCATTTTGTGGGCGTTTCTTCAGCTGCAAGCAGAGAGAATGACTACAAGTCGTTTGAAGCAAGTTCTGGGGCATTTAGAACAATTTGGAGTTGGGATTTGTATGGAGGACATAGAGCATCTTTCTGTTCTCTGTCCTAAG GTGGTGTATTTTGTAAATAATGATATGGAGCCTAAAAATTTTAGCGATGCACTTGTTATCACCCATTCTTCAACAAAGGAGGCAGACAAATTTGCCAGCAAGCTTGGAGCTG GTAAAACATGCAGGTCTCTTTCAAAGATTTTTAACTTAATGAAGAAATGGGAGAGTTCATTCAAAACTAGCTTGTGGGAGACTATCAAGTTGTTAATG TCTAAAAAGAATTATGAGAATCTGCTATCATTTTCCTTAGAGGATTTGCTTTTATTTGTAAAGAAAGGTGATTATGTTTTGGAAAGAAATGAAGCAAAACGGGCAAGGAGAAGCAGTTCCTCTGCTTCGAATTCTCATTCAGTCAAACGACGATGTCAT GATACAAGTCAATTGCTACCATCAGAAATGGTTGAGCACCTCAGAAAGAGCATTGGATCAGGTGGACAG ATGGTGCATGTTGAAAAAATTGGTGCTAGGAAAGGTTCCTATGTGGAGATACCTAATGAACTCTCAGACAAGTCAAAATCTGCCCTTAAAAGCATTGGAATCAATAAGCTTTACAGCCACCAG GCAGAGTCAATATTGGCATCTCTTTCAGGGAAGAATGTTGTTGTAGCAACAATGACATCTAGTGGAAAATCTGTTTGTTATAATCTGCCGGTTTTGGAGGCATTGTCTCATAATTTTTCGTCATGTGCACTTTACTTGTTTCCCACAAAG GCCTTAGCTCAAGATCAACTAAGAGCTTTGTTAACTTTGACAAATGGGTTTGATTGTGGCATAAATATTGGGGTATATGATGGTGATACTTCTCAGAAAGAAAGGACATGGCTTCGAGAAAATGCTAGATTG TTGATCACAAATCCCGATATGTTACACATGGCAATCCTGCCATTACATAGACAATTTAGTCGAATATTATCAAATCTTAG TTTTGTAGTGATTGATGAAGCTCATGCTTATAAGGGGGCATTTGGGTGCCATACTGCCCTTATACTAAGAAGACTTCGCAGGCTTTGCTCTCATg CGTATGGAAGTGATCCGTCTTTTGTTTTCTGTACGGCAACTTCTTCAAATCCTATTGAGCACTGTATG GAACTTGCAAATTTGTCAACGTTGGAGCTGATTGAAAAAGATGGAAGTCCTTCTTCAGAAAAGTTTTTtgttctctggaatcctactttACCTTTGAGAACC GAGCTAGATAAAAGTGAGTTTGGCATAGATGGTAGAAACGCTTCTGATAAGAGTTTGAG CCCAATCTCAGAAGTTTCACATCTTTTTGCGGAAATGGTTCAGCATGGACTTCGATGTATTGCTTTTTGTAAATCCCGTAAACTTTGTGAGCTAGTTTTATGTTATAC GCGTGAAATTCTTGAAGAGGTGGCTCCCCACCTTGTCAATTCCATATGTGCCTATCGTGCTGGTTATATTTCTGAG GATAGGAGGAGGATAGAGAGTGAATTTTTTGGTGGAAAGCTTTGTGGTATTGCTGCAACAAATGCGCTTGAATTGGGAATTGATGTTGGACATATTGATGTGACTCTGCATCTGGGGTTTCCTGGTAGTATTGCAAG CCTATGGCAACAGGCTGGTAGGTCTGGCAGAAGAGAAAGGTCGTCTCTTGCTGTGTATGTTGCATTTGAGGGGCCTCTTGATCAATATTTTATGAAATTCCCTCAGAAATTATTCTGTGGTCCAATTGAGTGTTGTCATATTGATGCTCAAAACCAGCAG GTGCTTGAGCAGCATCTGGTTTGTGCAGCTATTGAACATCCATTGAGTTTGctttatgatgaaaaatatttTGGCTCTGGTCTGAGCAAAGCCATAACTGCTCTTAAAAATAGAGGATACTTGACTTCTAATCCTTCAAATGATTCTTTGTCTAAAATATGGAGTTATATGGGCCATGAG AAAAGGCCTTCACGTTCAATCAGTATACGAGCAATAGAGGCAGAGAGATATATAGTAATAGATAAACAATTGaatgaaaccctagaagagattgagGAAAGCAGGGCTTTCTTTCAG GTATATGAAGGTGCTGTTTACTTGCACCAAGGGAGGACCTATCTGGTGAAGAATTTGGATTTATCGAGAAAAATTGCTTATTGTGAAAAAGCTGTGGTGGACTATTACACAAAGACTCGGGATTATACAGACATACATATTGTTGGTGGTAAAATT ATGTCCTCTTTTTCACCTTCTCAACATAACTTTTGTTGGAACTGGTATGCAAAAGCTTCACCTGCCATTCATCTTGGTTTTCCTTAG